The Lichenihabitans psoromatis genomic interval CTCGACCGCATAATCGGGCAGCACACCGATACCCGCGCCGCTCTGCACTGCCGTCCGCAACGCCACCATATTGTTGACCGTGAGGGCAGAGCTTCGCGATCCCTTTGCATCGCGGCCGACGATCTGAAGTGAATTCAACATCGGGGTCAGATAATTCGCGGTGCCGCCGCTATATTCGATCAAACGATGCTTATCGAGATCATCGGTAGATTTCGGCTGGCCGTGGCGCTTGAGGTAGCTGGTCGACGCATAGGCGTGATAGCGCACCGTAAACAGACGCCTCCGGATAAGATCGGGCTGGAGCGGCTCGCGAAGGCGCAACCCGACGTCGGCCTCCCGCATGCCGAGGTCCAATTCCTCGTCCGTGATGATGAGCTGGACGCGGATGTCGGGGTAGAGTTCAAGAAAGTCGCCGAGGCGCGGCGTCAACCAGAACGTGCCGAGCGCATAATTCGTGGTGATCCGAAGTTCGCCATTGGGCTTTTCCCGGCTGTCGGTCAGCCGCGTCTTCACGACGTCGAGCTTCAGCATGACGTCCTGAACGGTGCGGAGCAGCAATTCGCCCTGCTCGGTGAGGATCAAGCCGCGCGCGTGGCGATGGAACAGCGGAACCTCGAGATCCTGTTCCAAGGCGCTGATCTGGCGGCTCACCGCCGATTGGCTGAGATTAAGGCTTTGGCCGGCATGCGTGAAGGATCCCGCCTCCGCTGCAGCCTGAAAGACACGCAATCTATCCCAATCCACGGCTCACTCCTTCGGCGAGCATCTCGCGCTGCCCTGCGCTCGATCGACCATCGATGGAAGCGCCCGCGACGCGATATGCATCAAGCGCATCACAGACACGTTATATCGATGATTATGGATCGGTCGAGCCGGCGTTCCGGCTCATTTCAATCCCAAGCGCCGATCATCTGCTCTTCACGCCGTTCCTCGGCGCGCTCGCCCGGATCATGCGAATGCTCGGCCAGAAACTTCTCCGCTTCCAAAGCCGCCATGCACCCCATGCCGGCCGCCGTGACGGCTTGGCGGTAGATGCGATCCTTCACATCGCCGGCCGCGAATACCCCGGGAATGGACGTTGCGGTCGAATCGGGTTTGGTCAGGATGTATCCGTCAGGATCGGTCGGCACTTTGCCGACGAAGACGGATGTGGCCGGCGCATGACCGATGGCCACGAATACGCCGTCGACGGGCCGATGTTCTGCCGCGCCCGTGCGAACATCCCGCAACTTGATCCCGGTCACGCGGCTCGGTACGCCATCGCCGACGATCTCGTCGACGACCGTGTGCCACAGCACCTCGATCTTCGGGTTAGCGAATAGGCGGTCCTGCATGACCTTCTCGGCCCGGAAGGTGTCGCGTCGATGCACCATCGTGACCTTGCGGACGTGGCGGGTCAGATACAGCGCATCTTCCACCGCCGTATTACCGCCGCCGACCACCACCACATCCTTGTTCTTGAAGAAAGCGGCATCGCAAACCGCGCAGCCGCTCACCCCTTGCCCGAGAAAAGCCTGTTCGGACGGCAGCCCCAGCCACTTGGCCTGAGCCCCGGTCGCGATAATGACGGTGTCGGCCACATAGGTGTCACCGGCGTCCGACTGGCAGACGAAGGGCCGCTTGGAGAAATCGACCTCGGAGATGAGATCATAGACGAGCTTGGCGCCGGTATGCGCGGCCTGCGCCTGCATCTTGTCCATCAGATCGGGCCCGAGGATCGAGGTCTCACCCGGCCAATTCTCGACATCGCTCGTAATGGTCAATTGTCCACCGGGCTGCAGGCCCTGGACGACGATGGGCTCGAGGTTGGCGCGGGCCGCATAGATCGCGGCCGTATAGCCGGCCGGACCAGCCCCGATGATCAGGGCCTTGGTTTTGAATGTGGTTGCCATAGCCGGAACATTTCCGCGCCTCAACTCAGCGTGAGCGACGAGGCTTTGTCTAAAATGACGGGATCTCTGGCATTTTTAATAAGAAGGCGCGGGCGGTCGCGCAAGCATGCTGTCTCGCCCAACCGAGCCACCGCGCATCAGGGCACTGTCGAGGCTTCGCCGCCTCGCGCGCAAAAATCGTTGAAACTGGTCGCTATTGCGCGGGCAATCACCGGCGTCGCATCGAGGGGCGTGTAGGCAAACTTCTCAAGCTTGCCGCCCCAGCGCCGCGCCGCGCCAACCTCGATCAAGCGATCCACGAAGGCCGTGATCTTGCGATGGCCGCCACCGACCTCGATGATATGGATCGGCGCGCCGGTCATGGCGGCCTCTCCGATCATGTTGACGCTGTCGCCGGTCACGACGATGGACGACGCGAGCGCCAGCATCGCCAGATAGGGATTCGAGCCCTCCCCGGTCCAGACGAAACAACGGCCGGATACATCCGGCTGGCTTGAGAGCGCCAGCAACGCGCGGATCAACGCCGATGGGGTTCGACGAGACGGCGAGATCATCAGGCCATGGCCGGCGTCCAGCACGGTCTTCGCGACCGTCAGGACGCGGGCCACGTCGTCCGCGTCGAACCGATGGTGTTGGCTTGGGCCGCCGATCATCATCGCGACCCGGGGCTGCGGAAGGCCGGCCAGCCGCGCATCGGGTGACTGGCGTGACAGATCCAGCGCCGAGGTGGTCAGCCGATGCGGCGATGTCAGCGTCACGATCACGTTGGCTCCCCGCAACGGGTCGTGCTCCGGCACCCAGATCACATCGGCTGCCGTGACGCCGATCCGCGGATCTTTCAGGAAGGCCGTGAAGGTTCGCCCGCGTGACGCGCGTTTCAGCGCTCGCAGCGCCGGTACGGCCCGACGCCCTGACGCAAGCGCGATATCCGGCAGATCACCGGCAAGGGGTCCACCAGGCCGGCCGACTGCGTCTCTCGGGTCGAGCGGGCCGCGAGGCGCGATCCACGACCAGGGTGGACGCGGGCGGACGATGCGCTGCTGTGGATCGAGACCGAGCGCGGCCGCGACACCGAGGCATTGGATGAGATCGCCGGCCTTGCCGTCGGTGACGATCCAGCAGCTCGTCGCGGGGGGGAGAAGCGAGCTTTCAGGATCGAGAGCGAGGTCCGCGTCCGCCACCGGCTAGAGGTTCATCTCGCGGCGCAGCCAATAGGCGAACTGATAGGCGAGAGAATCGACCCGAATGGCATCGATGCCTTCGGTGTAATAAGCGCCGCTATAGCTCGGCGACAGGGTCGTCAGCACGTGCGTGGACGCGATCTCCCGTCCACCGCTCATCACGATGCCGTCGCCCTCGATGGTATCGTTGGGGCCGATCGCGTCGACCGTGTAACCGCCCGCATAGGACGTGAGAGACATGTAGCGAATCCGCGCCACCAGCGTTGGCGCCCGCGGATCCGTTGGTGTCAGCAGATCGGCGAAGACTTTTCGCATTTGGCCGGGCAGCACTCGTTGCAAGGCGGCCGCCGATCCGCCGCCGCCATATTGCAGCAGCGGCGAGGTATCGACCCCGATCGCGCGGAATGAAGTTGCGGCTTGCGCCGATGCGGAACCCGCGACGGCAACGAGCGGCACCGCGACGATTGCGCCTAAGAAGCGGCGGCGATCCAGCATTGACATCTCCACACGCGAGGCCGAAACCGGCTTACTTGAAGGTCACTTTCAGGATTTCGTAGCTTTTGCCGCCGCCGGGCGTGTTGACCTCGACGGTGTCGCCCGGCTTCTTGCCGATCAGAGCACGCGCTGTCGGAGACGTGATCGAAACCTTGCCGCTCTTCACATCGGCTTCGTTCTCGCCGACGATCTGATAGACCTTCTCCTCGTCCGTATCTTCGTCCACCAGCGTCACCGTCGCGCCGAACATGACGCTCGAGCCGGAGAGTTTGGAGACGTCGATCACCTCGGCGCGCGACAAGCGGTCCTCGAGTTCGGCAATCCGCCCCTCGTTATGCGACTGCGCTTCCTTCGCGGCGTGATATTCGGCATTTTCGGAAAGGTCGCCGTGCGAGCGAGCTTCGGCGATCGCCTGAATGATGCGAGGCCGTTCTTCCTGCTGACGCATCTTCAATTCCGCTTCCAGCGCGGAATGGCCAAATGCGGTCATCGGCACTTTATCCATGAGCTTCGTCTCTTTCGGCATCACATCGAGGTCGGTGCAAACGCAACGCCTCGCGCTTTCGTTCAAGTCCCGCGACCGGTCGCCGGCCGGGATGGATCCTCATCGGCGAAAATCGCTTCGCCGTCGTGGCCTGACAATAAGCCATCGCGGTCAAACCGTCATCAGCTTGACCGCGATTGATCAGGGTCGATGGAGCGGCAGGTCGCCGTCCCATCATGTTTTAGTGAAAGTAATCCTGCAAGGCGCGGATCTGCAGATCACCGCCGCGATAGGCTTGGATCCCCTGCGTGGCCGCCACCGCGCCCGCCAGCGTCGTGTAATAGGGCACTTTGTGAAGCAGAGCGGCCTGGCGGATCGAGCGCGAGTCAGACAGCGCCTGCGCGCCTTCGGTGGTGTTGATCACCAGTTGAATCTCGCCATTCTTGATGAGGTCGACCACATGCGGCCGACCCTCCGACACCTTGTTGATCTTCTGCGCCGACAGCCCGGACGCCTGCAGCGCCCGCAGGGTGCCACCCGTCGCCTGGATCTTGAAGCCGAGATCGAGCAGCAATTCGATGCTGGCCATGATGCGCGGCTTGTCGCTGTCCTTTACCGAAACGAACACCGTACCGGCGGTCGGCACCTTGGTGCCCCCGCCGAGTTGGCTTTTCGCGAAGGCCACGGCGAACGAGCGAGCAAGCCCGATCACTTCGCCGGTCGACCGCATTTCCGGGCCGAGCACGGTATCGACGTTGGGAAAACGAGCGAACGGGAAGACGGCTTCTTTCACGCCGACATGCTGTTCTTTGGCCCGAGATCCGAGATCGAAGGACGCGAGCTTCTCGCCCGCCATCACGCGCGAGGCGATCTTGGCCAGCGGCAAGTTGATGACCTTGGAGACGAACGGCACGGTGCGGGAGGCACGCGGGTTGACCTCGAGCACGTAGATCTCGCCGTCCTTGATCGCATATTGCACGTTCATCAGGCCGCCGACGTCGAGTGCCAGAGCAAGCTTCTTGGTCTGTGCCTCGATCTCGGCCATGACCTCCGGGGTCAGCGAATGGGGCGGCAACGAGCAGGCCGAATCGCCCGAATGGATACCCGCCTCCTCGATATGCTCCATGATGCCGGCCACGAACACCTCCGTGCCGTCGCAAAGCGCATCGACGTCGATCTCGGTCGCGTCCGACAGATAGCGGTCGAACAGCAGCGGATTGGTGCCCAGCACCGTGTTGATCTGACCGGTCTTGTCGTTCGGATAGCGCGCCTTCACGTCGGACGGCACCAGCCCGGGTAATGTGCCGAGCAGGTAATCGTCGAGCGCTTGCCCGTCCCGGATCACCGCCATGGCACGGCCGCCAAGCACATAGGAGGGTCGAACGACCAGCGGAAGGCCGAGGCTTGCGACGACGAGGCGCGATTGCTCGACCGAATAGGCAATGCCGTTCTTCGGCTGCTTCAATCCGAGCTTATCGAGCAGCCGCTTGAAGCGGTCGCGATCCTCCGCGAGATCGATCGAATCGACAGAGGTGCCGAGCACCGGAATGCCGGCCTTCTCGAGCGCGGTCGCGAGCTTCAGCGGCGTCTGGCCGCCGAACTGCACGATGACGCCCTTCAGGGTTCCGTTTTCCTGTTCCTTGCGGAGGATCG includes:
- a CDS encoding LysR family transcriptional regulator, which encodes MDWDRLRVFQAAAEAGSFTHAGQSLNLSQSAVSRQISALEQDLEVPLFHRHARGLILTEQGELLLRTVQDVMLKLDVVKTRLTDSREKPNGELRITTNYALGTFWLTPRLGDFLELYPDIRVQLIITDEELDLGMREADVGLRLREPLQPDLIRRRLFTVRYHAYASTSYLKRHGQPKSTDDLDKHRLIEYSGGTANYLTPMLNSLQIVGRDAKGSRSSALTVNNMVALRTAVQSGAGIGVLPDYAVEPESGVVQLLQHAEMPELDCFFVYPEELKSVARVQVFRDFLVSNAQRWRF
- the trxB gene encoding thioredoxin-disulfide reductase — its product is MATTFKTKALIIGAGPAGYTAAIYAARANLEPIVVQGLQPGGQLTITSDVENWPGETSILGPDLMDKMQAQAAHTGAKLVYDLISEVDFSKRPFVCQSDAGDTYVADTVIIATGAQAKWLGLPSEQAFLGQGVSGCAVCDAAFFKNKDVVVVGGGNTAVEDALYLTRHVRKVTMVHRRDTFRAEKVMQDRLFANPKIEVLWHTVVDEIVGDGVPSRVTGIKLRDVRTGAAEHRPVDGVFVAIGHAPATSVFVGKVPTDPDGYILTKPDSTATSIPGVFAAGDVKDRIYRQAVTAAGMGCMAALEAEKFLAEHSHDPGERAEERREEQMIGAWD
- a CDS encoding mitochondrial fission ELM1 family protein, with translation MADADLALDPESSLLPPATSCWIVTDGKAGDLIQCLGVAAALGLDPQQRIVRPRPPWSWIAPRGPLDPRDAVGRPGGPLAGDLPDIALASGRRAVPALRALKRASRGRTFTAFLKDPRIGVTAADVIWVPEHDPLRGANVIVTLTSPHRLTTSALDLSRQSPDARLAGLPQPRVAMMIGGPSQHHRFDADDVARVLTVAKTVLDAGHGLMISPSRRTPSALIRALLALSSQPDVSGRCFVWTGEGSNPYLAMLALASSIVVTGDSVNMIGEAAMTGAPIHIIEVGGGHRKITAFVDRLIEVGAARRWGGKLEKFAYTPLDATPVIARAIATSFNDFCARGGEASTVP
- the greA gene encoding transcription elongation factor GreA, with product MDKVPMTAFGHSALEAELKMRQQEERPRIIQAIAEARSHGDLSENAEYHAAKEAQSHNEGRIAELEDRLSRAEVIDVSKLSGSSVMFGATVTLVDEDTDEEKVYQIVGENEADVKSGKVSITSPTARALIGKKPGDTVEVNTPGGGKSYEILKVTFK